The Juglans regia cultivar Chandler chromosome 16, Walnut 2.0, whole genome shotgun sequence nucleotide sequence GCCATAATCCACTGCAACGCCGTGGACGTAGTATCTGTGCCCGCGTTGAGAAATTCCGAGCACAAGGTGACTATTTCGCCCATGCcaagctttcttttttcctccgGCAACTCCAAATCCAGCAACGTTTCCACGTACGATACAACGAACTCGTCATCATCTTTGTCTTCCAAGAGGACGTCGGCCTGAACTTTTGCCCTGCTTAGTCTTTCTTGCTTCACTCTCTTCCTCACTTCTATCAAAGGCATTAGTATGGCCTCCTGATCTCTACGAAGGTTGAACAACTGGTCCCAACGCTTACGGAACAATATCATTCCAATCCTTGGAAAGATATTGAGTTGTCTATAGCTGTCCAATCCCAAAAGCACGCGACGCTGGACAACTTCGATTTCTTTAATCTGGGTCTCGCTGAGCTTGTCCCCGAAACACATCAGAACCAACAGGCAAAACATGGCGTATTGAAAATGGTCGACCACGAAGACATGGTCCACCTTACCGGAATATTCATTGACAGAGTAAGGCATAAGGCGGTCGAGGAGGATCTCCAAGACCCACGAGCGTGCACGAGTGTATGACTTGACGCGCGTAGGTTGGAGGATCTCGGAGGTAAGATTGCGGCGGAGGAGGCGCCATGACTGGCCATAGAAGGCGGAGTTGATGCTGCGCTGGTTGCTGGAGAAGATCTTGGTGGTGGGGAAAGCAGGGGGGCGGTCAGCGAAGACTGCGCCTTTCTGAACGAGGGCTTGGTGGGCGATCGAACGGTCGGCGACAAAGATGTTGGGTCGGAAGCCGATGCGGAGTGTGACTATGGGGCCATACTGGGCGTGGAGGTTGCGGAGGACGGGCTCGAGGTCAGAAAAGGACTTGCGGAGCCATAACAAGTTGCCAAAGACAGGGATGGTGAGGGGTCCTGGAGGAAGCTTCTGCTGCCCGTTTTCAGAGATTTTCTTGAAGATTAGATGGCAGAGGAG carries:
- the LOC109004267 gene encoding cytochrome P450 89A2-like — its product is MTRTEDLYICSVLTFTFHSIHRIFDLKMETWFIVILVSFFSALLCHLIFKKISENGQQKLPPGPLTIPVFGNLLWLRKSFSDLEPVLRNLHAQYGPIVTLRIGFRPNIFVADRSIAHQALVQKGAVFADRPPAFPTTKIFSSNQRSINSAFYGQSWRLLRRNLTSEILQPTRVKSYTRARSWVLEILLDRLMPYSVNEYSGKVDHVFVVDHFQYAMFCLLVLMCFGDKLSETQIKEIEVVQRRVLLGLDSYRQLNIFPRIGMILFRKRWDQLFNLRRDQEAILMPLIEVRKRVKQERLSRAKVQADVLLEDKDDDEFVVSYVETLLDLELPEEKRKLGMGEIVTLCSEFLNAGTDTTSTALQWIMANMVKYPHVQERLYTEIKGVVGVHDGEIKKVKEEDLHKMSYLKAVVLEGLRRHPPAHAVLPHAVTEDVVLEGYLVPKNANLNFMVAEMGWDPKVWEDPMAFKPERFLSGNDGGVGDVLFDITGSREIKMMPFGAGRRICPAFGLAMLHLEYFVANLVWKFEWKAVDGDKVDLSEKEEFTTVMKHPLKAHLSPRVLIG